Genomic segment of Bdellovibrio bacteriovorus:
CTTCAAAGTACTTACTGTCGGTATCAAAGGAACTTCCATGGCTGCTTACGCTCACTTCAAGCCAGCAGATCGTTGGGCTCTAGTTCACTACATCGATTCTATCACTCAAAATAAATCTAAAGACGATCCTGCTAAAGTTGCTGAGTTCGCAAAAACTGCACAGTAATTAAAGGTTTATAAATGCTAACGAACGCGCGTGTTTTTAAAATGAAAACAATGGGAATGCTGCTCTCTGCAAGCGTTCTCGTTTTGTTTTCAACGGCACGTGCTTACGATGGCAAGCCGGCTCCGAAGGTTGCAAGTGAAGCGCCGAAAGAGTTGGAGGGCGTTGGTATCGACGAGAAACTCGGTGGCAAGATTGACCTGTCTTTAAAGGTTAAAGACGACAACGGTCAGGAAGTCACTTTAGGTTCTTTCTTTGATGGCAAACACCCGGTGATTATTTCTCCGGTTTATTTTTCTTGTCCCGGTCTTTGTAACTTTCATTTAAATGGTCTTACGGATGCATTGAAATTGATGGATAAGAATTGGACGGTGGGGAAGAAGTACAAAATTCTTTCTATGAGTTTTGACTCAAAAGAAACTCCCGACTTGGCCGCGAAGAAAAAAGAGACTTACATCAAGCTTTATGAGCGTCCTGAAGCGGCATCGGGCTGGCACTTTGTGACGGCAGATGAGTCTGCGGTTCAGGCAATCACTCAGTCTTTAGGTTTTAAATTTAAATGGGATGAGACAGCGAAAGAATGGGCACATGCTTCTGCGGCCGTGATTATCACGCCTGACGGAACAATCTCTCGCTATCTGCCGGGGATTATGTTCAATCCTCAAGATATCAAGTTGGCTTTGAATGAAGCGACCGAAGGTA
This window contains:
- a CDS encoding SCO family protein is translated as MGMLLSASVLVLFSTARAYDGKPAPKVASEAPKELEGVGIDEKLGGKIDLSLKVKDDNGQEVTLGSFFDGKHPVIISPVYFSCPGLCNFHLNGLTDALKLMDKNWTVGKKYKILSMSFDSKETPDLAAKKKETYIKLYERPEAASGWHFVTADESAVQAITQSLGFKFKWDETAKEWAHASAAVIITPDGTISRYLPGIMFNPQDIKLALNEATEGKIGSIVDNLVLYCFKYDPHQSKYTLAAFNLMKVGGAVMVLVMVLWLLPFYIRSRRSKNNAAGR